The following coding sequences lie in one Candidatus Methylomirabilota bacterium genomic window:
- a CDS encoding RidA family protein, which translates to MAQIEKYCAPGVYDPPGYSQGIKVTGAQTILFLAGQVAYDKDGSVKHRGDFAAQAREVFRAIKALVEAGGGSLGNVVKINTYVVDARYRPEYRAVREEFFGGKGPASTMIEVSALAHPDYLIEVEAIAVI; encoded by the coding sequence ATGGCTCAGATCGAGAAGTACTGCGCTCCTGGCGTCTACGATCCGCCGGGGTACAGCCAGGGCATCAAGGTGACCGGGGCCCAGACGATCCTGTTCCTGGCCGGCCAGGTCGCGTACGACAAGGATGGCAGCGTGAAGCACCGGGGTGACTTCGCCGCACAGGCCCGCGAGGTGTTCCGCGCCATCAAGGCGCTGGTCGAGGCCGGGGGCGGCTCGCTCGGCAACGTGGTCAAGATCAACACCTACGTCGTGGACGCCCGCTACCGGCCGGAGTACCGCGCGGTCCGGGAAGAGTTCTTCGGCGGCAAGGGGCCGGCCTCGACCATGATCGAGGTGAGCGCGCTGGCGCACCCCGACTACCTGATCGAGGTCGAGGCGATCGCCGTGATCTGA